A portion of the Pelodiscus sinensis isolate JC-2024 chromosome 20, ASM4963464v1, whole genome shotgun sequence genome contains these proteins:
- the MYADML2 gene encoding myeloid-associated differentiation marker-like protein 2, translating to MMETSGGPYLNIAAVASPVGVARLLQVAFGCTTFSLVAHHGGFSAAYGAFCMFVWCFCFAVTIFITTCEFTRLHSCMSISWGNFTAAFAMLATLMSVTAAVIYPLYFVQFDCHPISCKVRDFRIAASVFAGLLFIAYVVEVFLTRAKPGQVTNYMATVSGLLKIVQAFVACIIFGALVNDSQYSNYVATQWCVAVYSFCFVMTVVVVAFSVTGRTAMLRCPFERVVVIYTFMAILMYVSAAVIWPVFCFDSKYGSPWRPFQCSQGKCPWDSQLVIAIFTYVNLVLYIVDLAYSQRIRFVSHP from the coding sequence ATGATGGAGACCTCAGGGGGGCCGTATCTgaacatagcagcagtggcatcCCCGGTGGGAGTAGCCCGTTTGTTGCAGGTGGCATTTGGATGTACTACATTCAGCCTGGTGGCCCATCATGGGGGATTCAGTGCAGCCTATGGCGCCTTCTGCATGTTCGTCTGGTGCTTTTGTTTTGCTGTCACCATCTTTATAACAACCTGTGAATTCACGCGTCTCCACAGCTGCATGAGCATCTCCTGGGGGAATTTCACAGCTGCTTTTGCCATGCTGGCCACTCTCATGTCCGTCACGGCAGCTGTGATCTACCCTCTCTATTTTGTCCAGTTTGACTGTCATCCCATCAGCTGCAAGGTGAGAGATTTCCGCATAGCAGCTAGCGTCTTCGCAGGGCTCCTGTTCATTGCTTATGTTGTGGAAGTGTTTCTAACCCGAGCCAAGCCAGGACAGGTAACCAACTACATGGCCACAGTATCTGGCCTCCTGAAAATTGTCCAGGCCTTCGTGGCCTGCATCATCTTTGGGGCACTGGTAAATGACAGTCAGTACAGCAATTACGTGGCTACCCAATGGTGTGTAGCTGTCTATAGCTTCTGCTTTGTGATGACAGTGGTAGTAGTGGCCTTCAGCGTCACAGGAAGAACTGCAATGCTACGGTGCCCCTTTGAGCGTGTTGTGGTCATTTACACATTCATGGCCATCCTCATGTATGtgagtgcagcagtgatctggcctGTGTTCTGCTTTGATAGTAAATATGGGTCCCCATGGCGCCCCTTCCAGTGCTCCCAGGGCAAATGCCCTTGGGACAGCCAACTGGTGATTGCTATATTTACCTATGTGAACCTAGTGCTTTATATTGTGGACTTGGCATACTCTCAGCGCATCCGCTTTGTCTCACACCCTTAA